One segment of Rosa chinensis cultivar Old Blush chromosome 6, RchiOBHm-V2, whole genome shotgun sequence DNA contains the following:
- the LOC112169340 gene encoding 26S proteasome regulatory subunit 4 homolog B-like isoform X1 codes for MPKRVRNPAIILAQILISLLLKFAIKYQGIEPRKEIKKNSPKACLSRPPSLYIHHSKHSFSLLELGKQNGSGNSRRFELARPTGQPKAQRQRQEGEEVRAGGGARVGRKQRKQKGPEAAARLPTVTPLTKCKLRLLKLERIKDYLLMEEKFVTNQERLKPEEEKAKEDRSKVDDLRASPMSVGNLEELIDENHAIVSSSVEPEYYVGSSPLSIRTSWSLGAPF; via the coding sequence ATGCCAAAAAGAGTTCGAAACCCCGCTATTATTTTAGCTCAAATTCTAATTTCCCTCCTTTTGAAGTTTGCTATCAAATACCAAGGGATTGAGccgagaaaagaaattaaaaaaaactctccCAAAGCCTGTCTCTCTCGTCCTCCCTCTCTATATATCCATCATAGCAaacactctttctctctcttagaACTTGGGAAACAAAATGGGTCAGGGAACTCCAGGCGGTTTGAACTGGCAAGGCCTACCGGGCAACCGAAAGCCCAACGGCAACgacaagaaggagaagaagttcGAGCCGGCGGCGGAGCCCGAGTGGGCCGCAAGCAGCGGAAACAGAAGGGTCCAGAAGCGGCGGCGAGGCTTCCGACGGTGACGCCGCTGACCAAGTGCAAGCTCCGGCTACTGAAGCTGGAGCGGATTAAGGATTACCTGCTTATGGAGGAGAAGTTTGTGACGAACCAGGAGCGGCTGAAGCCTGAGGAGGAGAAGGCCAAGGAGGACAGATCTAAGGTCGACGATCTACGTGCCTCGCCCATGAGCGTCGGCAATCTGGAGGAGCTGATCGACGAGAACCACGCGATTGTTTCGTCGTCGGTGGAGCCCGAGTACTATGTGGGGTCCTCTC